A section of the Carya illinoinensis cultivar Pawnee chromosome 12, C.illinoinensisPawnee_v1, whole genome shotgun sequence genome encodes:
- the LOC122289984 gene encoding uncharacterized protein LOC122289984 isoform X1 produces the protein MEESSKDQTNTPLPAGSAKQKLQRYPLRSANKSKEETSPVAELPNLSASKRGISTASVSKSVGVLDLSIKDKSVKPPRRLSIPAKSTVRPAPKLAGNITPISEARGRSSATGQGKSDTPVSNVSRTTSRKKFSVLSSASYWTSQIKLSESAAKHSISLGFFKLALEAGCEPLQRMRDELKLYAQRYNLSEYGEPLKELFERYNISESTEQLQVSETYSQVPEEGTRSSDDDVHSSSSTVGTRKLKPRSLNTDATQASELSKSAKQDTIQKKSRTIGTRGSLNKNWGSLNKNSANSKSVSEPGDRKLPKKPEKPTKLESNKEKDKMKQGKKSSAKAVRVSTLPAENMPQEEENKENMDALPIEEISLTGVS, from the exons ATGGAGGAGTCATCCAAGGATCAGACCAACACTCCGCTCCCAG CAGGATCGGCAAAACAGAAGCTTCAGCGGTACCCGCTGCGGTCTGCGAATAAATCCAAGGAGGAAACATCTCCGGTAGCCGAATTGCCGAACCTTTCCGCATCTAAGCG agGGATTTCTACAGCAAGTGTGAGTAAAAGTGTTGgcgttcttgatctctctattaaGGACAAGTCTGTTAAGCCACCTAGAAGGCTCTCCATTCCTGCCAAGTCGACTGTCCGTCCTGCGCCAAAACTGGCTGGAAACATCACTCCAATTTCAGAGGCTAGGGGAAGAAGTTCTGCTACTGGTCAGGGGAAAAGTGATACACCTGTTTCAAATGTTTCCAGAACAACAAGCCGGAAGAAGTTCAGTGTTTTGTCATCAGCATCGTATTGGACATCTCAGATTAAGCTCTCTGAATCTGCTGCTAAGCACTCAATTTCACTTGGCTTTTTTAAACTTGCCTTGGAGGCAGGATGCGAG CCTCTTCAACGAATGCGAGATGAGCTCAAGTTGTATGCTCAACGATATAATCTCAGTGAATATGGGGAGCCTTTGAAGGAATTATTTGAAAGGTATAATATCTCAGAAAGCACAGAGCAGTTGCAGGTCTCCGAAACCTATTCTCAGGTGCCTGAAGAGGGAACTAGATCATCTGACGATGATGTCCATAGCTCTTCTTCTACTGTGGGAACTAGGAAACTGAAGCCCAGGTCTTTGAACACTGATGCTACTCAAGCTTCGGAACTAAGCAAATCAGCCAAGCAGGATACCATTCAGAAGAAGAGTCGCACAATCGGGACTAGGGGATCTTTGAATAAGAATTGGGGATCTTTGAACAAGAATTCTGCCAATTCAAAGTCTGTTTCAGAGCCTGGGGATCGTAAATTGCCAAAGAAACCCGAGAAGCCAACTAAGCTGGAATCCAATAAGGAAAAGGACAAAATGAAGCAGGGAAAGAAATCTTCTGCTAAAGCAG TTCGAGTCAGCACTTTGCCTGCTGAGAATATGCCCCAGGAGGAGGAGAACAAAGAAAATATG GATGCTCTCCCAATAGAAGAGATCAGCTTGACCGGAGTCAGTTAG
- the LOC122289984 gene encoding uncharacterized protein LOC122289984 isoform X2 — protein MEESSKDQTNTPLPGSAKQKLQRYPLRSANKSKEETSPVAELPNLSASKRGISTASVSKSVGVLDLSIKDKSVKPPRRLSIPAKSTVRPAPKLAGNITPISEARGRSSATGQGKSDTPVSNVSRTTSRKKFSVLSSASYWTSQIKLSESAAKHSISLGFFKLALEAGCEPLQRMRDELKLYAQRYNLSEYGEPLKELFERYNISESTEQLQVSETYSQVPEEGTRSSDDDVHSSSSTVGTRKLKPRSLNTDATQASELSKSAKQDTIQKKSRTIGTRGSLNKNWGSLNKNSANSKSVSEPGDRKLPKKPEKPTKLESNKEKDKMKQGKKSSAKAVRVSTLPAENMPQEEENKENMDALPIEEISLTGVS, from the exons ATGGAGGAGTCATCCAAGGATCAGACCAACACTCCGCTCCCAG GATCGGCAAAACAGAAGCTTCAGCGGTACCCGCTGCGGTCTGCGAATAAATCCAAGGAGGAAACATCTCCGGTAGCCGAATTGCCGAACCTTTCCGCATCTAAGCG agGGATTTCTACAGCAAGTGTGAGTAAAAGTGTTGgcgttcttgatctctctattaaGGACAAGTCTGTTAAGCCACCTAGAAGGCTCTCCATTCCTGCCAAGTCGACTGTCCGTCCTGCGCCAAAACTGGCTGGAAACATCACTCCAATTTCAGAGGCTAGGGGAAGAAGTTCTGCTACTGGTCAGGGGAAAAGTGATACACCTGTTTCAAATGTTTCCAGAACAACAAGCCGGAAGAAGTTCAGTGTTTTGTCATCAGCATCGTATTGGACATCTCAGATTAAGCTCTCTGAATCTGCTGCTAAGCACTCAATTTCACTTGGCTTTTTTAAACTTGCCTTGGAGGCAGGATGCGAG CCTCTTCAACGAATGCGAGATGAGCTCAAGTTGTATGCTCAACGATATAATCTCAGTGAATATGGGGAGCCTTTGAAGGAATTATTTGAAAGGTATAATATCTCAGAAAGCACAGAGCAGTTGCAGGTCTCCGAAACCTATTCTCAGGTGCCTGAAGAGGGAACTAGATCATCTGACGATGATGTCCATAGCTCTTCTTCTACTGTGGGAACTAGGAAACTGAAGCCCAGGTCTTTGAACACTGATGCTACTCAAGCTTCGGAACTAAGCAAATCAGCCAAGCAGGATACCATTCAGAAGAAGAGTCGCACAATCGGGACTAGGGGATCTTTGAATAAGAATTGGGGATCTTTGAACAAGAATTCTGCCAATTCAAAGTCTGTTTCAGAGCCTGGGGATCGTAAATTGCCAAAGAAACCCGAGAAGCCAACTAAGCTGGAATCCAATAAGGAAAAGGACAAAATGAAGCAGGGAAAGAAATCTTCTGCTAAAGCAG TTCGAGTCAGCACTTTGCCTGCTGAGAATATGCCCCAGGAGGAGGAGAACAAAGAAAATATG GATGCTCTCCCAATAGAAGAGATCAGCTTGACCGGAGTCAGTTAG